One window of the Grus americana isolate bGruAme1 chromosome 13, bGruAme1.mat, whole genome shotgun sequence genome contains the following:
- the PLEKHF1 gene encoding pleckstrin homology domain-containing family F member 1: MVDHLANTEINSQRIAAVENCFGASGQPLAVPGRVLLGEGILTKECRKKPKPRIFFLFNDILVYGSIVINKRKYNSQHIIPLEDVTLETLPDTLQMKNRWMIKTSKKSFVVSAASLTERKEWISHLEECIRHLLTKTGRQPSTEHAAPWIPDKATDICMRCTQTKFSTLTRRHHCRKCGFVVCADCSRQRFLMPRLSPKPLRVCNLCYRQLLAEKKKEAEADRRQPEPIHSSIPGYEPSSGDDSDKSDDDKADQWPADTEFYTSEVSWSSFHS, encoded by the coding sequence ATGGTGGACCATCTTGCAAACACTGAGATCAACAGCCAGCGCATTGCTGCTGTGGAAAACTGCTTTGGGGCTTCCGGACAGCCCTTAGCCGTGCCGGGAAGGGTCCTTCTAGGAGAAGGGATTTTAACCAAAGAATGCCGCAAGAAGCCAAAGCCTCGcatattcttccttttcaatGACATCCTCGTCTACGGCAGCATAGTCATCAACAAAAGGAAGTACAATTCCCAGCACATCATTCCCCTTGAAGATGTCACTTTGGAGACGCTGCCAGACACCTTGCAGATGAAGAACCGCTGGATGATTAAAACCTCCAAGAAGTCCTTTGTGGTTTCTGCGGCCTCCCTCACGGAGAGGAAGGAGTGGATCAGCCATCTGGAGGAGTGCATCAGGCACCTGCTGACGAAGACGGGCCGGCAGCCCTCCACAGAGCACGCAGCCCCTTGGATCCCAGACAAGGCAACAGACATCTGCATGCGCTGCACACAGACCAAGTTCTCCACGCTCACCCGAAGGCACCACTGCCGCAAGTGTGGCTTTGTCGTCTGcgcagactgctccaggcagagGTTCCTGATGCCCCGGCTGTCCCCCAAGCCCCTCAGGGTCTGCAACCTGTGCTacaggcagctgctggcagagaagaagaaggaggcGGAGGCAGATCGCAGGCAGCCAGAGCCGATCCACTCTTCTATCCCGGGCTATGAACCCTCCAGTGGTGACGACAGCGACAAGTCTGATGACGACAAAGCTGACCAGTGGCCAGCAGACACAGAGTTTTATACCTCAGAAGTATCCTGGTCATCTTTCCATAGCTGA
- the C13H19orf12 gene encoding protein C19orf12 homolog: MPISVDDVMQLFCHLSQEKGMKAALKHSGRGALLAGATALIGGLVGGPPGIAVGGAFGGLLGAWLTSGQFRPVPQILLELPPAEQQKLYDEAIVILRRLDWTDIAQLTALVMGNASLQQKLTAVLINYFSKELRAEIQYGE, from the exons ATGCCCATCAGTGTCGATGATGTGATGCAACTGTTCTGCCACCTCTCTCAGGAGAAGGGGATGAAAGCTGCTCTCAAACACTCTGGTCGAGGAGCACTGCTGGCAGGTGCAACAGCACTTATTGGGGGTCTGGTGGGAGGTCCACCTGGAATCGCTGTAG GAGGAGCATTTGGTGGACTGCTTGGTGCCTGGTTGACTAGTGGACAGTTCAGGCCGGTCCCTCAGATTTTATTGGAATTGcctcctgctgagcagcagaaaCTCTATGATGAAGCCATTGTTATTCTCAGGCGCTTAGACTGGACTGATATTGCTCAGCTGACTGCTCTTGTAATGGGAAATGCTAGTCTCCAGCAGAAGTTGACAGCAGTGCTGATAAATTACTTCTCCAAAGAGCTAAGAGCAGAGATACAGTATGGAGAATAA